In Zingiber officinale cultivar Zhangliang chromosome 8B, Zo_v1.1, whole genome shotgun sequence, a single genomic region encodes these proteins:
- the LOC122013917 gene encoding protein IQ-DOMAIN 21-like produces MASKQACHVACRDSSIDHEVSAAKARRARRALRGLVRLQALVRGHQVRKQGHTTLRCMQSLFRVQALSATDATRRPRDCHRLDLEEDDDEDGEGEGPGNRPICAIQSPLKDWDGRQQSVDAISADSQSKHEVGSEKALAYAHTCTDQWPPEQAKPQWRWNWLEQWMAVEQWEARHGTPRPPPLSSDVRATAGMEGGLSEKTVEMDLGRVSPFHPATHYSYHSKDGPVRSRAAMAATQSAKANARTQSPPQAMTKTWTRRSHSGNVADSSSSSGAHQCIWLIEAPATSTELGLMRREGSTPVTTRTPAATEITTRRRTEEDD; encoded by the exons ATGGCGAGCAAACAGGCTTGCCACGTGGCGTGCAG AGACAGTAGCATTGATCATGAAGTATCTGCTGCGAAGGCACGGCGAGCGCGGCGAGCGTTGAGGGGGCTCGTGAGGCTGCAGGCGCTGGTGCGAGGCCACCAGGTACGGAAGCAGGGGCACACGACCCTGCGCTGCATGCAGTCTCTCTTCCGTGTGCAAGCCCTTTCCGCGACCGACGCCACAAG GCGGCCGCGCGATTGCCACCGCCTCGACCTGGAAGAAGACGACGATGAGGATGGCGAAGGGGAAGGTCCAGGCAATCGGCCTATTTGCGCGATCCAGAGCCCGTTGAAGGACTGGGATGGACGGCAACAGAGCGTGGACGCCATCTCCGCTGACTCCCAGAGCAAGCATGAAGTAGGCAGCGAGAAAGCCCTCGCTTACGCTCACACTTGCACTGATCAG TGGCCGCCGGAGCAAGCGAAGCCCCAGTGGCGATGGAACTGGCTGGAGCAGTGGATGGCTGTTGAGCAGTGGGAGGCACGTCATGGCACGCCTCGGCCACCCCCCTTGAGCTCCGACGTCAGGGCCACGGCGGGCATGGAAGGCGGCCTGTCGGAGAAGACCGTCGAGATGGACCTTGGAAGAGTCAGCCCATTCCATCCAGCCACGCACTATTCCTACCACTCTAAGGATGGGCCCGTCCGATCACGGGCGGCGATGGCGGCCACGCAGTCCGCCAAAGCCAATGCGCGGACCCAGTCGCCACCGCAGGCCATGACCAAGACATGGACTAGGAGATCGCACTCAGGTAATGTTGCCGATTCATCAAGCTCCAGTGGGGCACACCAATGTATCTGGCTGATCGAAGCCCCGGCCACATCGACGGAGTTGGGCTTAATGCGCAGAGAAGGAAGCACACCGGTTACAACCCGGACTCCAGCTGCGACTGAGATCACCACACGCCGCCGCACTGAAGAAGATGATTGA
- the LOC122016688 gene encoding protein ABIL2-like isoform X2 yields MVTSPSASSMSANLQEESSLDVSIPQNQLLSESLKGLRNMRSQLYSAAEYFELSYKNDDKKELISKTLKSYTLETLADAVNRLGLVSNNVNNLLHQEVNEISAAEFQVSCIEQRVNTFQACLDKEGLHEQSHLIKSPKHHKHYILQGDEPMQTYEGIHPPQEASKLRKHKTARRRLPPPPPVLSSYTLTWPLPRLGKTFLDKSKLIAQLQEDPNCALYDIERRENSQLQANRPFISDSWPKYNLESQHSLPVYLHDGERIRRRETEEGNRRKKRGFFKGLFSRKSSWTDEPMYNYLDEY; encoded by the exons ATGGTAACATCTCCATCTGCTTCCTCTATGTCTGCTAACCTGCAGGAGGAGTCAAGCTTGGATGTCTCCATTCCACAGAACCAGCTGTTGTCAGAAAGTCTCAAG GGTCTGAGGAACATGCGATCGCAGTTATACTCGGCAGCAGAATATTTTGAACTATCTTACAAGAACGACGACAAGAAAGAACT AATCTCAAAGACTTTGAAAAGTTATACTCTTGAGACTCTTGCTGATGCTGTGAATCGATTAGGCTTGGTATCGAATAATGTAAACAACCTTCTCCATCAAGAAGTTAATGAGATCTCTGCTGCAGAGTTTCAAGTATCATGCATTGAGCAG AGAGTTAAtacatttcaagcatgtctaGACAAGGAAGGCCTTCATGAACAATCCCATTTGATCAAATCTCCAAAGCATCACAAGCACTACATTCTACAAG GTGATGAACCTATGCAAACGTATGAAGGCATACATCCACCTCAAGAGGCCAGCAAACTAAGAAAGCATAAAACTG CTCGACGCAGgttgcctcctcctcctcctgtcCTTAGTTCATACACTCTGACTTGGCCCTTGCCGCGACTTGGGAAGACATTTTTAGATAAAAGTAAGCTGATTGCACAGCTTCAGGAAGATCCTAATTGTGCTCTTTACGACATAGAAAGAAGAGAAAATTCACAACTTCAAGCAAATCGACCATTTATATCTGACTCATGGCCGAAG TATAATTTGGAGTCGCAACATTCACTTCCAGTATACTTGCATGATGGTGAGAGGATCAGACGCAGAGAGACCGAGGAGGGAAATCGAAGAAAAAAGAGGGGATTTTTCAAGGGCTTGTTCTCAAGGAAGAGTTCATGGACTGACGAGCCTATGTATAATTATTTAGATGAATATTGA
- the LOC122016688 gene encoding protein ABIL2-like isoform X1, whose product MVTSPSASSMSANLQEESSLDVSIPQNQLLSESLKGLRNMRSQLYSAAEYFELSYKNDDKKELISKTLKSYTLETLADAVNRLGLVSNNVNNLLHQEVNEISAAEFQVSCIEQRVNTFQACLDKEGLHEQSHLIKSPKHHKHYILQGDEPMQTYEGIHPPQEASKLRKHKTAARRRLPPPPPVLSSYTLTWPLPRLGKTFLDKSKLIAQLQEDPNCALYDIERRENSQLQANRPFISDSWPKYNLESQHSLPVYLHDGERIRRRETEEGNRRKKRGFFKGLFSRKSSWTDEPMYNYLDEY is encoded by the exons ATGGTAACATCTCCATCTGCTTCCTCTATGTCTGCTAACCTGCAGGAGGAGTCAAGCTTGGATGTCTCCATTCCACAGAACCAGCTGTTGTCAGAAAGTCTCAAG GGTCTGAGGAACATGCGATCGCAGTTATACTCGGCAGCAGAATATTTTGAACTATCTTACAAGAACGACGACAAGAAAGAACT AATCTCAAAGACTTTGAAAAGTTATACTCTTGAGACTCTTGCTGATGCTGTGAATCGATTAGGCTTGGTATCGAATAATGTAAACAACCTTCTCCATCAAGAAGTTAATGAGATCTCTGCTGCAGAGTTTCAAGTATCATGCATTGAGCAG AGAGTTAAtacatttcaagcatgtctaGACAAGGAAGGCCTTCATGAACAATCCCATTTGATCAAATCTCCAAAGCATCACAAGCACTACATTCTACAAG GTGATGAACCTATGCAAACGTATGAAGGCATACATCCACCTCAAGAGGCCAGCAAACTAAGAAAGCATAAAACTG CAGCTCGACGCAGgttgcctcctcctcctcctgtcCTTAGTTCATACACTCTGACTTGGCCCTTGCCGCGACTTGGGAAGACATTTTTAGATAAAAGTAAGCTGATTGCACAGCTTCAGGAAGATCCTAATTGTGCTCTTTACGACATAGAAAGAAGAGAAAATTCACAACTTCAAGCAAATCGACCATTTATATCTGACTCATGGCCGAAG TATAATTTGGAGTCGCAACATTCACTTCCAGTATACTTGCATGATGGTGAGAGGATCAGACGCAGAGAGACCGAGGAGGGAAATCGAAGAAAAAAGAGGGGATTTTTCAAGGGCTTGTTCTCAAGGAAGAGTTCATGGACTGACGAGCCTATGTATAATTATTTAGATGAATATTGA
- the LOC122015853 gene encoding protein kish-like, whose product MSALFNFHSFLTVVLLVICTCTYIKIQFPAILEQRTGFRGFFWKAARIGERLSPWVALGCFAMGISIIIF is encoded by the exons ATG TCGGCTCTGTTCAATTTCCACTCTTTCCTGACGGTGGTGctgttggtgatctgcacctgCACCTACATCAAGATACAGTTTCCCGCCATTCTCGAGCAAAGAACCGG GTTTCGTGGTTTCTTCTGGAAGGCTGCTAGAATAG GTGAGCGCCTAAGCCCATGGGTAGCCTTGGGTTGCTTTGCGATGGGTATCTCCATCATTATTTTCTGA
- the LOC122015852 gene encoding bidirectional sugar transporter SWEET4-like, protein MVSADAIRTAVGILGNGIALALFLSPLPTFVRICKKRSVEEFSAVPYVATLLNCTMWLVYGLPAVHPHSTLVLTINGAGTAIELAYVLLFLVYARGGRQRARVAAMLAAEAAFVVAVALMVLTTLRTHERRSMVVGVLCVVFGTMMYAAPLSVMKLVIQTKSVEYMPLSLSLASFFNGLCWTAYALIRFDLYITIPNALGVMFAVAQLVLYAVYYKSTQRQIADRKRKAAEMAEVVVVKAAAATVAVDANDDKAGGGGAQ, encoded by the exons ATGGTTTCTGCCGACGCCATTCGCACAGCAGTTGGAATTCTTG GGAATGGGATTGCACTGGCTCTCTTCTTGTCTCCACT GCCGACGTTTGTGAGGATATGCAAGAAGAGGTCGGTGGAGGAGTTCTCGGCGGTGCCGTACGTGGCGACGCTGCTGAACTGCACGATGTGGTTGGTGTACGGGCTTCCGGCAGTGCACCCCCACAGCACCCTGGTGCTGACCATCAACGGCGCCGGCACGGCCATCGAGCTCGCCTACGTCCTCCTCTTCCTCGTCTACGCCCGGGGCGGAAGGCAGCGGGCGAGGGTGGCCGCCATGCTGGCCGCCGAGGCCGCCTTCGTCGTCGCCGTCGCGCTGATGGTGCTCACCACGCTGCGCACCCACGAGCGCCGCTCGATGGTCGTCGGCGTCCTCTGCGTCGTCTTCGGCACCATGATGTACGCCGCGCCCTTATCTGTCATG AAATTGGTGATACAGACAAAGAGTGTTGAGTACATGCCTTTAAGTCTGTCGCTTGCGTCTTTCTTCAATGGACTTTGTTGGACGGCTTACGCTCTCATCCGCTTTGACCTTTACATCACC ATTCCCAACGCGCTGGGGGTGATGTTCGCCGTGGCGCAGCTGGTGCTCTACGCCGTCTACTACAAATCAACTCAGCGGCAGATCGCCGACCGGAAGCGTAAGGCGGCGGAGATGGCAGAGGTGGTGGTCGTCAAGGCGGCGGCGGCCACCGTGGCTGTTgatgctaatgatgacaaggccGGAGGCGGCGGCGCCCAATGA